From a region of the Lactuca sativa cultivar Salinas chromosome 4, Lsat_Salinas_v11, whole genome shotgun sequence genome:
- the LOC111882889 gene encoding glucan endo-1,3-beta-glucosidase 8, with protein MARAMVLLWACYSALLTGTCVNGLGVNWGTQTSTPLDPKYVVQMLKDNKINKVKLFDSDHWTVHQFAGTGIEVMLGIPNLNLKKFSKDYDAVQDYVKENVSDHLRDHGGVKIKYIAVGNEPFLKAYKGEYEKTIFPALKNVQKALNEAGLGNKIKATIPQNADVYNSGTAGPSAGNFRPEIRDLMVKISRFLDENNCPFIVNIYPFLSLYENEDFPIEFAFFDGGGQGVQDRNIHYTNMLDANLDTLTYSLKKAGANKVKIIVGEIGWPTDGNQHANAKMARRFYNGLLKKLASNKGTPLHPGYIEVYLFSLTDENQKSVAPGYFERHWGIFRYDGQPKFPIDFSGQGNEKMPVGAKNVTYLSHQWCVLNDDVKNMSKVRVTLDYACSLGDCTSLSYGSSCNRLSERMNASYAFNMYYQMNEQSVEACDFNGVAKITNRNYSTQECLFPVEIMSAAGKNLAGTSVLVGLLSLLALS; from the exons ATGGCTCGAGCCATGGTCCTATTATGGGCATGTTATTCTGCGCTTTTAACCGGTACATGTGTCAATGGTCTAGGCGTGAATTGGGGTACGCAGACATCAACACCTTTGGATCCTAAATATGTCGTGCAGATGCTCAAAGACAATAAGATTAACAAGGTGAAGCTTTTTGATTCGGATCATTGGACTGTTCATCAGTTTGCTGGAACGGGGATCGAAGTCATGCTTGGGATCCCTAACCTCAATCTCAAAAAATTTAGTAAGGATTACGATGCTGTCCAAGATTATGTCAAAGAAAATGTTAGCGATCATTTGCGTGATCATGGAGGTGTTAAAATCAA GTATATAGCCGTTGGAAACGAACCATTCTTGAAAGCTTACAAAGGAGAATACGAGAAGACCATATTTCCAGCTCTAAAAAACGTACAAAAAGCACTCAATGAAGCTGGGCTAGGTAACAAAATCAAAGCCACAATCCCACAAAATGCTGACGTATACAACTCCGGTACAGCAGGCCCATCGGCGGGAAATTTCCGACCAGAAATCAGAGATTTAATGGTCAAAATCTCAAGGTTTCTTGACGAAAACAACTGTCCTTTCATTGTTAATATATACCCTTTCCTTAGTCTTTATGAAAACGAAGATTTTCCCATTGAATTTGCTTTCTTTGACGGAGGTGGACAAGGTGTTCAAGACAGAAACATTCACTACACGAACATGTTGGATGCCAACCTCGATACCCTCACATATTCCCTGAAGAAGGCCGGAGCAAACAAGGTTAAAATCATCGTCGGAGAAATCGGGTGGCCGACAGATGGCAACCAACATGCCAACGCAAAAATGGCAAGAAGATTCTATAATGGATTGCTGAAAAAGTTAGCGTCTAACAAAGGAACCCCACTTCACCCAGGATACATCGAAGTTTATCTTTTCAGTTTAACCGATGAAAATCAAAAGAGTGTTGCTCCGGGATACTTCGAACGTCACTGGGGGATTTTCCGGTATGACGGTCAACCAAAATTCCCTATTGATTTCTCCGGCCAAGGCAACGAAAAGATGCCGGTGGGTGCAAAAAACGTAACGTATTTAAGTCACCAGTGGTGTGTTTTGAATGACGATGTGAAGAATATGAGCAAGGTCAGGGTTACTTTGGATTACGCTTGCAGTTTGGGTGATTGCACAAGCCTTTCATATGGATCATCATGCAACAGACTAAGTGAACGCATGAATGCATCGTATGCATTCAATATGTATTATCAGATGAATGAACAGAGTGTTGAGGCTTGCGATTTCAATGGGGTGGCAAAGATCACTAACCGCAATTACTCCACGCAGGAGTGTCTTTTTCCGGTAGAGATAATGAGTGCTGCCGGGAAGAATCTCGCCGGAACCAGTGTTCTTGTTGGTTTGTTAAGCTTGTTAGCGTTATCCTGA